A genomic stretch from Eubacterium sulci ATCC 35585 includes:
- a CDS encoding AbrB family transcriptional regulator: MKSTGIVRPVDALGRIVIPIELRRSLDINTDDSLEVFVQDDYIMLKKFEARCVFCGSDEDVQEVHGKNVCGACIKELKKL; encoded by the coding sequence ATGAAATCGACGGGAATAGTAAGGCCGGTTGACGCGCTAGGGAGAATTGTAATTCCTATTGAGCTAAGACGAAGCCTAGACATAAATACAGATGACAGCCTTGAGGTCTTTGTTCAGGATGACTACATAATGCTAAAGAAGTTCGAAGCGCGATGTGTGTTTTGTGGAAGCGATGAGGATGTACAGGAAGTGCACGGCAAGAACGTGTGTGGAGCATGCATCAAAGAGCTAAAGAAGCTATAG